AAGGATTTGAGCATGTTTCTTTCAACAAAAGGATTTTTAGCACTTATTACTCTCTCTACAATTGCTCCTATTGTTTCAGCATTCTTTATATTAATGTTATCATAAGGTAGCTCATGTGTTTGAACCCAAATAGGAAGCTGATTATTATTTACCTCATCAATGGACAGGTTTGAGCTCCACCATTGCAGACTCAACATATGTCCTTCTCTTCTCCATGGTCCACCATCATATGCTCTTCTTGCTTCCTCCTGAATTTTGAAGTTTAAGATGAAGGAATTTGATCCTGCATTGGTAATCACCAGTCCCTGCAGATCTTCTCTCGtgttgaaaattattttacgCACTGTGACCGTATTTAGCACCTTTCCTGTTAAAACTCTGCCGACTAGTTTCTAGTCTGGGTTATCTTCTTGTTGAGCTGGGGACTCCTCTAAGTCTAGAACATCCCCTTCCATGCCTACATTTCCAATACCTTCCATGACTTGCCTTGTTGAGTTGTATCTCTTATATTGTTGTGTCTTCCTTAGTTGTTTTGTGATTATCTTCGTATTTATAATTAAACTAGATTTGAGAAAATGATTAATTAATGGCTCCACTTGTCGAAGCAGTATAGCTCCACTCCTGGAGAGTGTGAGGCTCCACttttggaaaaaaataaattaaaacaactATATCATCTTATTTGTTAGCTATTGGGCCAAGCCCAAAAATAATGGGTTTTAATTATACAATTTGTTACATtagttataatttttaatacaaaacaaaatattagaatatattaatttaaacacTAGGAtgattttcattatttttgggAGTGTCCAGACGTGACTCAAGCTTGAAGATGTTCAAATCTGCCATGGACGATTCAAGCTCGAGAACCATGAGAGTGGTGGATTCAGCTAGATGCAGAATTGAGATTGGAAAAAAAATCCGAACGATAAAAGAGTAATAGCAGCAAACCTCATATGGCAAatttagttaataaaaaatacatgaGTATTTAAAAGTAAAACTACCCCTTTGAGTAATTACGGTGGAGATAACAAAAACAAGTGTGCGAGAGAAAAGAAGAGACCCCTTAGTTTTTACTTTacctttcaatttttttatgttaaagttattttattaaaattaaaactttctATTCTCTTTATTATATTTCTTGCTTGTAGTTCAAATTGAACCAACTTTTGTAATGAAAttacataacaaaaaaaaaattaaacactaggatatattaatttttgttgtaACTATCTTCTATcgtttgttgttgttgttaattgaaaaatattaattttaattattccataatatataatatgtaaatatttttgtatgtatctaaaagattaaattaatatattacttattttaatatatttcaattaaactttagttaaatgaattGGATCTCTAAACTTCTGAATCAATAGTTTCAACAGTCTAATAtctaatttagtttttaaaatcttatttaCATAGAATTATTATGAGTCTTTAGTTACTGATTAATCTCGGTTGAACTACAGTTAAACTGATTAATCTCTAAATTAATGAATCAGTAATTAGAGTGGTTTAATAATTGGTTCAGTTTTTAAAACCTTGCTTGTAACTTTTTATTTTAGGGTAgtgctagggagccaatggcttaagtgtacaatgtgtacaatgagcTAAATTTTTGGTccatgaataaaatgaacatcaccaTACTAGCTAGAATAACCATCCATCCAATACCAAGGATAACCATCCGGATACcaaggataataaacatctcaataaaaaattaaactgattttggggttcaccaaggatcgaactcttgacctttcgaatctagaactctaataccatatctgaaaccactcatcccaaaagcgtaATCTGACAGGACAATataacactaatgatcatatctctaatacttcttaaacctccattgtacacattgtacgcttaggccattggctccctagactttttctttattttagtaTAACGTATTTAGCATCTTAACTCTcaaattattactattatttatatttaatttataaaaaaaggtGACATTCTTTTATGTATATtatatagaataaataataatttttaactattaaatattTGAACACTAATAAAACGAACCATAACTGATTAAAACGTATTTAATAcccataaaaaataatatttgtttgACAAAACTAACAAAACATTAATTGTGtgttaattttgttaaaaatatcattattgTCCTTCCCTTTTTTATCATCATTTCTTTCATCTTTTATTCGAACCCTATCATCAAattctctattatttttttccttttcatcTAAGATAGTCAAAATCGCGACTCAACTCGCAAAATCGCATGCTTTTGCGATTTTGCAGCCTCTCTCCGTTCTGATTTTGTTATTCGAATAAGAGCAGTGCTTTTCGCGTGGAATTGTCAAAGAAAGTCGCAAAATCGCTGGAATCATGATTTTGTCATCAACTCCTTGTGAGAGGAAGAAGATCAATTCATAAGCGGTATTTTGGTGTTTTTTGGcccaattttaaatttgacacGAATCCAGGCCCAACGCATGAAGACGAAAGCTATAAAAGAACCCAAGGTTATTCcatttatgtgtttttctcccTCAAGGACTTAGTATCCCTCTCTATAGGTAGAGATGGTTTTAAATCTTTGATTTTCTCAAACAATGAGACCTTAGTCTCTCGGTCAATCTCTCAATTCTCTTCTCCTCTTGTCACTTCTAAAGCTGGTTGTCTTGGCTGAGACAAGGCCTGCAACGGTGCTCTCAGTCTCTCTTTTGCTACTTTGCTCTAGTCGTGCCTATGCTACTGCTAATATGACGTGAATATTAGTTCAGGAAAGCACATAACTTGAATTTGCTCTAAACTTCTGACTTGAGTGCTTTATACCTTTActtaaatttcttattttgaaacatttaaattagtgaatttGTTAATGTGTGGGATTCAATTTGCAACTCTTTTTTTATGAATATATACACTACTAGAAAATGgattaatacagacagatttacagatAGATCTAGTCTTTATTACAGACAAATTTTtggttaccgacggattttatcCTTCTGTAAAAGCCCTGTCGAAAATTATTTACCGACAGATTTTTTTCCGTCGGAAAATTACCAACAGATTTTTACtagttaccgacggattttttcTCTGTAAATTCTCCCTCTATTTTCCAAAGGCGACGAACTTTCCAATGGATTTTTCGTATTACAAACGAATTTTCAGACAGATTTTCAGACAGATTTTCCGTCTATAATTACAGATGGATTTTTCGACgaattttccgtctgtaatttgaaCCTTGAAAAATCATCTCACACTCTGaatacagacagaaaattcgtCTATAAATCTGTCGATAAAGtaaaatagaaatttttttaaatttttccaTTGCAAAATGAATACTTTaggtttattttttaaatttcatcCATCAAACACAttgtaaattgaaaaaaaaatgccaaaaatcatatagataaacataatattcATTACATGATACCTATAAAATTGGATGTTATTTTTCAACATCATTGGCCAATATCTCACTATCTCAATAAAAAGATACCCAAAAAATAAGATGACCATTCTAATGTTACATGGATCTCTTTCATTAACATTACACTTAACACTTAAAATGGGACAATCTAAAATATTAATGGATAACTAAATTGCATTGGCAGCATCAAGCTCCACTTTGATTATGAGCAAATGCTGTAGAGAATCCCACTAACAAATGCATCACCGGCCCCAGTTGTATCAATGGGATTAACTTTAACATCTGCCACCCGGCCTTTGAATTTCTGCACACACAATCAACAATGAAACAAGTGCTTATACCACTCACTCTCAAATGGACTTGGTAGTAAGCTTACCTTGGTGTAATATCTACAACCCTTTGAACCTTTGTGTCACAATTAATAGCTTGAGATTAGGGTGAAAAAGCTTCTTTAATACAACATCATCATCGTTAGGATTATCACCCTCGGTCAAAAATGTAATCTCCTCTGCACATACATAAGAtgataacaaaaaaaagaatgaaaaatgcTTATGGGGCACttagttttgtttttgttgttattttagTTGATAAGTTTTCATCATATATTACAAAAGTAAGATCTTTCTTGTTTTGTGAAAGCAAGAAACCCAATAACTAGATACaaattgaaaatgaaaaaagaaatcaaaagaattaatatttatttttatttaaaaaagcaGTTACCCAACTGGGTCAAATCTCCATCAAGTTTGCtttgtttttgttgttattttagTTGATAAGTTTTCATCATATATTACAAAAGTAAGACctctttctttgttttgttGAAAGCAAGAAACCCAATAACTAGATACaaattgaaaatgaaaaaagaaatcaaaagaattaatattttattttttatttaaaaaagcaGTTATCCAACTGGGTCCTAAATCTCAATCAAGTTTGCAAGATCGCATAGAAGTGGATATGGCTATTCACCAGGAAAGCATCAACTACAGATTActtaataaaacaaaagaaaagaaggcaATTTTGAATTCCCAGATTGTACACAAAAGTGCACATTCATCAATATATGATGAAATCAACAAACATGCAGCCCAAATAAAAttatggttttccttgaaacaACATCACGGATGAGATTATTCAAAGTTTAAGCAGGTTTTGGGTATATGTTCAACAATAGGGTCATTTTAATACACAATTTTAACTTAGCTGttgtattttaaaaagaataaaaataaagtgaAAGAAAATGGATTAAAGAACCTGGATAAGAAGTGGAACAAGATCCAAATCACTCATGCTAAGACTAATCCTGTCATCCATTCTCATCTTCGTAGCATTAAAACCAAAAAGCTTACAAGATACGGAGATCGGATGTCATCAAATTAACAAACATTTGATGTGCATGTTAGGTCAAACCAACAAATAAGCAAACCATCGAATACTTGGTGTGCACAGCAAAATTCATAGAggggagggaagaagaaaaagaaatttatgGTGTTACATTTTGCTTGTCCCTCACAACTCTAACCTGTTTGTTCAATTATTATGGATTAAACATTTTGCTTTATTGACTGAAATGAAACAGtacaagtaatttaaattgcACAATAATGAGAAAAGAAGTTGACTCTAGAGGAAACCACAATAACCAAACATAATTGAGGTGAAATATCTTAGACACCAAAATTTCAAGTCCTGACCCCatactctcttttttttgttattaagattgccaaaaaataaaaagagcaCAACTAGCAAGATGACCCCATTAACTTTTAAGATATACTCAAGTTTTCTTGATATGAAGAATGTGAGTTTAAACCTTATTATTAATCATTACACAATAACTTTTATATGTCAATGTTTTAAACTTCAAAATTTAGTTAAGAGCCATGGTAGTGTAATACATCATTAGATACTTACAGATCTCCTTTTGACATATATCGCTTCATTAGATACTTACATTAGATACATTATTAAGATTAAAAGGAATAGATGAAAAGTTGCAAAAGCAtcatatataaaataatgatcaagaaaagaaaaaagaaaaagaccaTTAGCTTGGTTGTCATGCAGTTCTACATATTGCTCATTCAATGATAAAATGGCTATCTTTatctatatatttattttatttatttttgagttaGACAAAGAAACTAAAGACTACTGAGGCACCCTCCAAAACAATAAAAGGACGGCAAAAAAGAAGAGCCTAATATCATAGATATAGCAAAAGGATAATTTTATTCCATGATCATAGCATGGATTCATTAGCAATAAATAAAAGCAATGGAGAATATTTGTTAAGAAAATAAGTTCAtcacacaagaagaaaaattacCAAAGTAAAGGATAAGATCCTCccttttttttagaattaaaaaagcTTGCAAAGTGGAAGAAATTCCTAGTATTATGATCTGGTAACAGCATCTCTCTAATCGTAATCCAATAACTATTTAGCTATATATACAGTAGATTAAAGATATGCAAATCTAATTTATATCAACCTGATTAAGCTGTAGGCGAGTCTTTTTCTCTGCAGCTTTAAACGCCTTTTCATGCGCAGTTATAGTCTTTTCCTGTTTGCTCTCTTGCTTTTTCTTCAGTTCATACCACCTTCGAGCATTGGCATGAGCTGAGAGAGCTAAATCAACTTCAACCTTGAAAGCAAACATAATATGGTTACTAATGTCACATATTGAAAGGGGGGGAGGTGGGGTGGAGGAAATCACACATATTCTTTGAGAAAGAAAATTCAACAAAACCAGATAGATGGTGAAACtgacaaccaaaactaataGACCTTAGTGAAAATCTGAGAGTAAAAAATGACTTATTGGCATAGACATGGTTTATGATTGAAAGCGATAATCGTCTAATAATCGAATCCATATAACAGATCTCCCACATAGTGGGATaagactttgttgttgttgaataACAGATCTCACCTAGTACATAACAAGATTGTTCTTGTTATTAGAAATGAATTTCTACTTCAACAAGAAgtgataaataaataagaaccTTATCTACAGGGAGTGtcttctcatcatcatccattTCATCAAGATTGTTTGCCAACAGTAAAATCATGCAAGAGGGTTTCCAGTTTTCTTTTTATCATTCATCATACGTGAAAGGTCATCCCAGTTCATACCCTTTGCAAGAGCTACACAAACAGCTAATATAGCAGCATCCACATCTTCTAAGTTGTATTCTATCAATTCTGCCATTTTAACACAGTGATCAGCTTCTTTCCTCAATGTGTGCACTCGATTTTCCTACACAGAGAAATGATAGATATAATTGTTTTACATATTAGCACCATCAATGAAATCAATAATACTTGAACAGCAtgttttttcacttttttctcaacttcacatgaaaacTATGCCTGTTTATTAGATCTGAAAGAGACTTCAAATATTAGGACATAAACGTGTATTTAGTCTTATAAGAGGTTCTTCTTTTGGGGTAGAATCCAGTAACATGAGTGTGACTCTGGCATGGGTACCAACCTGATCCTGGCGTATTTTATTCAGCTTCTGAGCAGCTGAGTTTTCTTTAGCTTTCTGCTGTTGTTCAGACCTTTGGCTCTCAATTTTGCTGTAGAACTCATCCAAGAAAGCATCAAATGTCTCAAATTTTGTGCGATCCCTTGACTTAAACTGATTGAGTAAGATTGGGCAGAACTCGTCATAAATCTGCATCAACATATACAAAATACCACAAAATCATTTGAGTATGCATTTTTGTCCCTAATTCTCTCCCATACTCACTATGCCCCtataattatagaaaaatagaataaaaccTGGCTAACACTTCCTGTTTGAGAGGAAGAATCCTTTCCCAAATTTTGTTTCTGCATCAAAATGTATCCTCCAGGAACTATTTGACAGATGAAATATCTCTAAATAATATATTTGTCTGCAAATGTCAAGAGATCACAATTCTAGATCAACTTTTTCCAGAAAAACACTACCAAAATTATGTGGATGACACTAGATACAAATGTCATTACAAAATAGCATACCAATTGTAGAAGGAAGCGAGTATCTATGGCATTGCAAATTTGTTGCTCCAATTTCCTGTCCAAAGCTACTTCCATGACTTCATCATCAACAGTGTCATCCTCACGAGTTACGGAATCTGAAATTAACAGTCACGGAATCTGCAAATCTTGTGAGAGTAAGATTGATAATGTTGTTCCTAGGGTTTGCAAAAGTTGTGagagcaagattgataaagTGAGCTCGGAGAGTGTGAGATAGAGTGAGCTCGCGATGAGAGTTTGAGACAGAGTTACCTAAAATCAGAGAAGAGAAGGGACAACAGCCAAAAATGGCGAGGAGCAGTGAATCAGAAACGACGCACGGCGAGGAGGGGAGGAACCCTTCGCGACGGCGACGCCACGAGCTCAACTCAGAACTTCGTGCGACGGCGAGGAGAGGAGGAACGATGCGAAGAGGGCCGAGTAGAGCTTCCCCAGATAACGAAGGCACCCACCGACTGTCCTCGCCGGCGGCGACAGCACCTTCTACTAGAGGAGAAGAGTTGGACGACAACTTTGAAGAGGGATGAGGGTGAAAATGAGTTCATAGGTCAGGAGTGTGAACGGAGCTCGATAGAGTGGTGATAAAATTAGAGTTACCTTAATATTTTCGacgaaaaatttaaattacagacggatttttcgtctgtaataatttaataaaacgcatcgttttgtctatttaattataaacggatttttcgtctgtaactattttttatggaaaaaaatttaatttttctgacgaaattatcgacggattttcttttctgtctgtaatttatgctaattcgtttttttatttttcgacaAAAAATTTCTCTGAAATTCCTTCAGTATTTCCGTGAGATAAAATCCGTCAAAAATATCCGTTtgtaataactagttttctagTAGTGATATACTCTATTGTAATAATATTCTGAATCTGATTCTATTTTTGAATTGTTAAATAAATATGTAATTGAATGATTTAATGAATCTGCTCTAATTAGTGTTATGCTAAACTATATGTAATTTTGTTTAGAAACttgtttataaaaataattttatattatattttttatatttttattttttatgattcaCGAGACATATTTACGTTCTATCTAACAATTTtataaattgtgattttacaTTATTCTTCTGTATCGAGATAAAAACTACGATTTTACTACCTTATTTTCATCACCACTACTTTCAATGGCCGCTACTATTACCATACAACTCAAATTCCACTTGGTGCCTCTTTTTATCTAATATCaccttttatttaatttctacTATCACCTACCCACCATGGTAGCAACCCAATCACTCCCAAAATCCACGGTAcagttaaaacaaaaaaaaaggatgCAAGCCTATAAAAGGGGTTGATAGTGGACCTAGCTCGTTTTCTCTCATTTCTCTttattctttttgttctttttctttctattttctgtctctttcttctattttctctacctcccgttctctctctctctctctcgtccTCTTAATCTCagtctaaaaaaatattaattttttttaaaagtttaccttaacaaattttaaatttattttatttttaagaatgaCTCCTATCCATATTTATAATTGtagtttaataaaaatatttttattttattatattcaaacaatttaaattttttcaccAAAGACAAAAAATTacactatttttaaaaaagtgaTACATTGTCCGATGTGAGAtaacattaaaaaaatgaatattaccaatatttatataatttcaaacaatttaaatttcaattatacTAAAAGAATACTCATATAATTTCATCCAAACACAGTTACTTAAACTTATTAGATTCGAGCTATATATGCTCTCTAAACATAaagttttattaaaaatattaccAATATTATTAACATCATCACTAGAAATGAATTGCAGTTGTGGTTGAGAAGTTTTATAGGACTTCTACTTACTTGAAGAAATAGGATTCAATCCAATTATTTGTTACTGTTTAATTTTACTTTGATTtccatttgaaaaaaaaaaagtgaataacATTCCTTGAATAGTAGTTGAATTTGAACCTGGCAGAGccagaaatagaaaaatacaaCTAACAACATATCTAGGTTACCCAAAAACAAAACCATattcaaaagtcaaaacacACTAAATGCAGCATACACGTACTTTACACTAATATTCATCAAGTCAATAATTGACACATATCAGGATATTATTATATCATGATAATCTGTTACAACAGTTGTCAATTTGTCATCATTCATTTGCCTTGATCATAATCCAATTATAAAAGACAATCAATAACACACTAGGTGATGAACATAAAGAGAAAAACGAATTATAAGAATACTAGAACCTCTTCAGTTCCCCCAAcacaagattttttttttttcatttgatcGCCCAAGACTACGCTTGATTAATTACTAGCTCTTGAGCTTCctatcaccatcatcatcatctaactcatcacattgctataatatactacattgattatttttgtttttttattgtaTCTTCTTTTATTGGTGATTAATCATTATCTAGAGATGGATGAATCAAAGGCAAACGGATCTAAGAGCATCAGATTTGTAGTAAAGTATGGATGGACATTTTTGGGTTGTTTCAAGAAAGGGTGGTACAAAGTTCGAATGAATCTTCACGTGTAATTTGATCCTTTTTTTAGTACATATTTAATTAGCAATAGAGGTTCATATACCCGATTCAAAAGAGTAGTGCATattgaactttattttatttttaatttatagtcTTGTTAATTAGACAATTTAAATTTTGTGCCTTGCTGCCATGCCATTTTTCTCATGTAAATGTAGTAGCTTTACAATAATAATGTGTAGGGTTTAATATTGTACATGTAGACTTATTATTATGcataaagaaattaaatgatataaaattcacattttgAATTATGGTTATTTAAACATATTTATTAAGTGAACAATATATAATGCTAATATATAGAGTTTTGGTGTCTAAAATTAAGTTTTAATATTACCCCTAATGAAAGAGGTTCTCCCGTACACCAGGGCGCGTaggttaaataaaaaaacttttaCGGTTAACAACAACTCATATTCTCTTCTCATTTTCATCAGTATTTTACTAACGGTTATGAAAAAATCACGAATAACCTCTTCTTCAATTCTTTACTCTAATAATTTACCTTTTTAGTTTTTCGccttttttcaatttttattactTCTGTTTTTAATATTGGATGCGCTTTTTTATATGGAATAATTATTTGGATGCGTATTTTGGCCTTACTGAACTAGATAATAACTATGTCAAAGGTTGGTTTTCGGCACCATGTAtgacagaaaaaaaaagaataatagtGTTCAATATggtgataaataattttttatggatCTTATAATTTTGCTTTGAGTATATTCTTTCTGTGAATACTTTATTCTGACCAACAATTTgatcttattattttattacagtttttttttatttttgttttttcattttttcttatttctcttCCCAATTCTGGATGCGCTTCTTTGTATGGAATAATTATTTGGATGCAGTGCCATGTATAccagaagaaaaagaaataattagGATGTAAGAAAATGTTCAATTAAAATGATAAATAGTTTTTTTATGGATCTTATTGTTTTGTGTTGGGTATATTCTTTCTATAAGTACTTTCTTCTGACCAACAATTTagtcttattatttttttataattttttttggaatgatgaaaaaaaatgtACCTTTTTCCTTTTCTGATTGCTTTTCCTCTCACCACTAGAAATACTTtcctatatttttatttttgtcttccttctccttctttcaATATCCTAAATTGTATCGCCTCCATCTTCTCTTTGCCTTCATTCATTGCagttataaatttaatataattttactacagtttattaattttatgcATAACTTCCCTTCTCTTCAATTAAGAACGtttattaattgatttttaaataatttaataatccaataaacatctaaattatgtgtcatatatttttcaatgtttcaacctttatggttatttctttttgttttttcatgtGCCTCACGGTCAATTTAAGGTTTATTTTAGTGATTTGTAGCTATTAAGTAGCTATTAATGATGTTTTTAATGGTATGAGCGAGATTTCATCTAATGGTGTGAAATTACTCACTTTTCTTTTACTGATTACATGCTgaccaaaatttaataaaattgttgGCCTCTTAgacttttcctttattttattgtgtttttGATAAatcttctatttttaaaatattttattttattaggttttttaattcattttattatattttctctttattttagaAACTATAGAGTCTAAATATCTCCGGTTTAAACGATTCTAAtcatatgataaaaaaatagttcaagAGAATAAGTTTgtatttgaataatttattgAGTATATTGAAataaacatattaaaatataataaataaaattattaattcaaCATTTATTAATggataattattaaaaaaaaatattacataaataataaaaaatgagttAATAATATACAGACTAATTTAgataaccaaaataaaataaaaaaataagtaacaaAAACATATAAAATTCTACTTTTTGTTCAATGGTAGAAAGATAATATATAAAACTATAATAATTAACCATAAtgttttgacaaaaaaaaatatgaaacttTTAAGATAagattaattaaaatatgagatcttttatatattagataatttaaaaaatatttattgtagAAGAAGTTAAAATTATTCTGacctaaaaaaattatttaattaataaaattaaaagagagatagagttaaaattttttaactaataaaaaagaattacCACCATCAACCTATTAAATTTGAGTAATATCAAGTGAGAATTAAGAACAAACTAAAAcgataaattcaaaaattttctatCTCTCTGTATATAGTATTTTActttaaataattactttttatggataatatttaaatgataaataaaatagtaaaaaattcgCATTAGTTATAAAAAACTAATGTCATTCTTATAGTATGATCgcattattttaaaatatacaaagtaaataataaaatatattttaattaatatgcaCAATAAAGTAAACATAAAACTCATATAATAGCAGTCAAATATGAAAAGCAATGACAACTTTTTATTCTAAGGTGCTATATTAAATTGTAACTTAAATTTATaactattaattaaaaatttacaataatgtactatttttattatattaattaaaaataatatattttgatattcTTTAGGATTACGGACATCAAATT
This sequence is a window from Arachis stenosperma cultivar V10309 chromosome 10, arast.V10309.gnm1.PFL2, whole genome shotgun sequence. Protein-coding genes within it:
- the LOC130954570 gene encoding uncharacterized protein LOC130954570, translating into MQKQNLGKDSSSQTGSVSQIYDEFCPILLNQFKSRDRTKFETFDAFLDEFYSKIESQRSEQQQKAKENSAAQKLNKIRQDQENRVHTLRKEADHCVKMAELIEYNLEDVDAAILAVCVALAKGMNWDDLSRMMNDKKKTGNPLA